The Ornithinimicrobium faecis genome includes a window with the following:
- a CDS encoding XdhC family protein, which translates to MRDVLEQLAAWWEAGEQVALGTVVGTWKSAPRQPGASMLVGSDGEAVGSVSGGCVEGAVYQLGEEVIDSGSPVLQRYGISDDEAMGVGLTCGGILDVFVERVSRDDFPELGEVVADIGAGRSVAVATVVAHPDPDEVGRHLVVRPEGEPTAGSLGTERLDDTVINDARGMLAQGRTATLEYGPEGQRRGEGMRVFVASYAPRPRMLVFGAIDFAAAVARVGSFLGYRVTVCDARPVFATKSRFPEADEVVVKWPHKYVEEQVAQDQLDPRTVACVLTHDPKFDVPLLEVLLGKDAPDLAYVGAMGSRRTHEDRLARLRESGLTEEQLSRLRSPIGLDLGARTPEETAVSVAAEIIALRWGGQGEPLSETEGAIHRHAHL; encoded by the coding sequence ATGCGTGACGTGCTGGAGCAGTTGGCGGCGTGGTGGGAGGCGGGTGAGCAGGTCGCGCTCGGGACCGTGGTGGGCACCTGGAAGTCCGCCCCGCGACAACCGGGCGCCTCGATGCTCGTCGGCTCCGACGGTGAGGCCGTCGGCTCAGTGTCCGGTGGCTGTGTCGAGGGCGCCGTCTATCAGCTCGGTGAGGAGGTGATCGACTCGGGATCGCCTGTGCTGCAACGTTATGGGATCTCTGACGACGAGGCGATGGGAGTCGGTCTCACCTGTGGCGGCATCCTGGACGTCTTCGTGGAGCGGGTCTCCCGGGACGACTTCCCCGAGCTGGGCGAGGTGGTCGCGGACATCGGGGCAGGGCGATCGGTCGCGGTCGCCACCGTCGTCGCGCACCCCGATCCCGACGAGGTCGGGCGGCACCTGGTTGTGCGCCCCGAGGGCGAGCCGACCGCCGGGTCGCTGGGCACGGAGCGGCTCGACGACACGGTCATCAACGACGCCCGCGGCATGCTCGCCCAGGGCCGCACCGCCACGCTGGAGTATGGCCCCGAGGGGCAGCGGCGGGGCGAGGGCATGCGGGTGTTTGTCGCCTCCTATGCCCCGCGCCCGCGGATGCTGGTCTTCGGCGCGATCGACTTTGCGGCGGCGGTGGCGCGGGTCGGGTCCTTCCTCGGCTATCGGGTCACCGTCTGCGACGCCCGGCCGGTCTTTGCGACCAAGAGCCGCTTCCCCGAGGCCGACGAGGTGGTCGTGAAATGGCCCCACAAGTATGTCGAGGAGCAGGTTGCGCAGGATCAGCTCGATCCGCGCACGGTTGCCTGTGTCCTGACCCACGACCCGAAGTTTGACGTCCCGCTGCTCGAGGTGCTGCTCGGGAAGGACGCACCGGACCTCGCCTATGTCGGGGCGATGGGCTCACGGCGCACACACGAGGACCGGCTGGCCCGGTTGCGCGAGAGCGGCCTGACCGAGGAGCAACTGTCCAGGCTGCGCAGCCCGATTGGCCTCGACCTCGGCGCGCGGACCCCGGAGGAGACGGCAGTGAGTGTGGCGGCCGAGATCATCGCCCTGCGCTGGGGCGGCCAGGGCGAGCCGTTGAGCGAGACCGAGGGCGCGATCCACCGGCACGCCCACCTCTGA
- a CDS encoding RraA family protein: MSEQSHTWRERALAVGCAPLVDAMMRHHEHKADLPALHSPAPERALFGPAVTMQFLPTRDDPAVQDRGFGDVYDEAVRGAEPGAVLVINSGGYPESSHAGGVKLSRASRDGLAGVLADGRLRDFAELADAGFATWCRGEAVRWGGDHVMPYAANVAIEVAGVTIVPGDYVYVDSAGGVVIPAASMETVLTEAETIVSDDEGFRAGIASGESS; this comes from the coding sequence ATGTCCGAGCAGTCCCACACGTGGCGCGAGCGCGCACTGGCCGTCGGGTGCGCACCGCTGGTCGACGCGATGATGCGCCACCACGAGCACAAGGCCGACCTGCCCGCGCTGCACAGTCCCGCGCCGGAGCGGGCGCTGTTCGGCCCCGCAGTGACCATGCAGTTCCTGCCGACCCGTGATGATCCAGCGGTGCAGGATCGCGGCTTCGGCGACGTTTATGACGAGGCGGTGCGCGGCGCCGAGCCGGGCGCGGTGCTGGTCATCAACAGTGGCGGCTATCCCGAGAGCTCGCACGCCGGTGGGGTCAAACTCTCCCGTGCGTCCCGGGACGGCCTGGCCGGTGTCCTCGCTGACGGCCGGTTGCGCGACTTCGCCGAGTTGGCGGACGCGGGCTTCGCCACGTGGTGCCGCGGCGAGGCCGTGCGCTGGGGCGGTGACCACGTCATGCCGTATGCCGCGAACGTCGCCATCGAGGTCGCAGGGGTCACGATCGTCCCCGGCGACTATGTCTATGTGGACTCTGCTGGGGGAGTGGTGATCCCGGCCGCGAGCATGGAGACGGTCCTCACCGAGGCCGAGACCATCGTGTCCGACGACGAGGGCTTCCGGGCCGGGATCGCGTCCGGGGAATCGAGCTAG
- a CDS encoding cytotoxic translational repressor of toxin-antitoxin stability system — MTHPAASKADHERFCRHESWDLVRSARGGSVGHHLTYELTLADGRILRTRISRPVRSADTYGPSLFAHILSDQLEVTAEQFWACVKNKVLPPRPKGPADPPSNALPASLVHQLITVAHVSEERIAEMSKEEAVAVMTEVWSRQQD, encoded by the coding sequence GTGACTCACCCGGCCGCCAGCAAGGCCGACCATGAACGCTTTTGTCGACATGAGAGCTGGGACCTCGTTCGTAGCGCGCGCGGCGGCAGCGTGGGTCATCACCTCACCTACGAGTTGACGCTGGCTGACGGGCGCATCCTTCGAACGCGGATCTCCCGGCCCGTTCGATCGGCTGACACCTACGGGCCGTCGCTGTTCGCGCACATCCTCTCTGATCAGCTAGAGGTCACCGCCGAACAGTTCTGGGCTTGTGTCAAGAACAAAGTGCTGCCACCGCGACCTAAGGGGCCCGCTGATCCACCAAGCAACGCGCTGCCCGCCTCATTGGTCCATCAGCTCATCACGGTCGCCCATGTTTCCGAGGAGCGGATAGCGGAGATGAGCAAGGAAGAAGCGGTCGCAGTGATGACTGAAGTGTGGTCCCGCCAGCAGGACTGA
- a CDS encoding GntP family permease — MVNDWIVLHVAISALIVIGLILVGRLDPTISLIVGSIYLGLTGGLGFAGTVETIGAGFGDTMAELGLLIGFGTLLGQLLVMTGTLSWLVQALLRLTGERRFPYALGVTLGTVFPSVYADVVFLLAAPVVRAGAQGDTERRLPRLATGMIIGTLVGLALVVPGLAAVAIAGIFAVPLGTMLLYGLVLGPATILISTAICTRVVAAIWRADRDVEPDHEFGREDSADAVDHGDDHGVGHSGDTGAATSTGGSTVTTKPDTGQRHGLMVLSVVLPVSLIATATIVQAVTGSTPPVLGLLGSPMVALLIGALLAYVVARLGTGHALVNQNVGEAFARAGNILLVTGAGGAFGTVVASTSIADVLGDWFSGTSATNTFVLILLAWAIAAVVHLMIGSISVAAITAAGIVSPLIATLGVPTVIIALAVGAGSLFVVHVNSNGFWMIRSLLGVTTNGAFKVLSFTSAVASVVALFLVLCISVVV; from the coding sequence ATGGTGAACGACTGGATCGTCCTGCATGTCGCCATCAGTGCCCTCATCGTGATCGGCCTCATCCTGGTGGGGCGCCTTGATCCCACCATCTCGTTGATCGTCGGGTCGATCTATCTCGGACTCACGGGCGGCCTCGGGTTTGCCGGCACGGTTGAGACCATCGGCGCCGGCTTCGGCGACACCATGGCGGAGTTGGGTCTGCTCATCGGGTTCGGGACCCTGCTGGGGCAGTTGCTCGTCATGACCGGCACACTCTCGTGGCTCGTGCAGGCGCTGCTGCGACTCACCGGCGAGCGCCGTTTCCCGTATGCGCTGGGCGTGACGCTCGGCACCGTCTTCCCCTCTGTCTATGCCGATGTCGTCTTCCTCCTGGCCGCCCCGGTCGTGCGCGCCGGCGCTCAGGGCGACACGGAGCGGCGGCTCCCGCGCCTGGCCACCGGCATGATTATCGGCACGCTTGTGGGGCTCGCGCTGGTGGTCCCGGGCCTGGCTGCTGTGGCCATCGCGGGCATCTTCGCGGTGCCCCTGGGCACCATGCTTCTCTACGGCCTGGTCCTGGGACCGGCGACCATCCTGATCAGCACGGCCATCTGCACCAGAGTGGTCGCCGCCATCTGGCGGGCCGACCGGGATGTCGAGCCTGACCACGAGTTCGGTCGCGAGGACAGCGCCGACGCAGTCGACCACGGTGACGACCACGGCGTCGGTCACAGTGGCGACACCGGGGCCGCCACCTCCACCGGAGGCTCAACGGTCACGACGAAACCCGACACCGGTCAGCGTCACGGCCTCATGGTCCTCTCCGTCGTGCTCCCCGTGTCGCTGATCGCCACGGCCACGATCGTGCAGGCCGTCACGGGCAGCACCCCACCCGTCCTGGGCCTGTTGGGCAGCCCCATGGTCGCCCTGCTGATCGGAGCGCTGCTTGCCTATGTGGTGGCCCGTCTGGGGACCGGTCACGCGCTGGTCAACCAGAATGTCGGCGAGGCATTTGCCCGGGCTGGCAACATCCTGTTGGTGACCGGTGCCGGCGGCGCCTTCGGCACGGTCGTGGCGAGCACCAGCATCGCCGATGTCCTCGGCGACTGGTTCTCGGGGACGTCGGCCACCAACACGTTCGTGCTGATCCTGCTGGCCTGGGCCATCGCCGCGGTCGTGCACCTGATGATCGGGTCGATCTCCGTGGCAGCCATCACCGCAGCCGGGATCGTCTCGCCGCTGATTGCCACGCTGGGCGTGCCCACCGTGATCATCGCCCTGGCCGTCGGCGCCGGCTCCCTGTTCGTCGTGCACGTCAACAGCAACGGCTTCTGGATGATCCGCTCACTGTTGGGGGTCACCACCAACGGAGCCTTCAAGGTCCTGTCCTTCACCAGTGCGGTCGCATCCGTCGTCGCGCTCTTCCTCGTCCTCTGCATCAGCGTCGTCGTCTAG
- a CDS encoding xanthine dehydrogenase family protein molybdopterin-binding subunit: MTITEEPQTDSPEQGNREVGKDRRRKEDQRLITGRTKWTDNIQLPGMLHLSMVRSPFAHATITAIDTSEAKAAPGVMAVLTGEDLKDQQGSLPNAWPVTPEQKAPPHPAVAVDRVSFSGEIVAVVIARTPAAARDAAELVDVDYDELEAVTDLKKAAADEVLAHPELGTNESALWVFDSAEAGTGTDVESAIADAEVLIEREFRQQRLIPSFMEPRSVVVDPTGEQVVLWSATQVPHILRLMLALTLGIPESKVRVIAPDVGGGFGGKLQVTPEEIITFLAARHTGKPCKWNETRSESLLAAHHGRDQWQKLTLAAKKDGTVTGLKVHLTANMGAYLGLVTSGVPVLGAFMFNAIYKFPSYRFECQNVFTNLTWTDAYRGAGRPEATFAIERMMDELAVELGRDPLEVREQNWIKHEEFPFTTVAGLEYDSGNYEAATERAKELFGYAELRAEQAARRERGDRVQLGIGVSTFTEMCGLAPSRVLGALSYGAGGWENASVRMLPSGKVEVITGSSAHGQGHETAWSQIVADELGVPFEDIEVLHGDTQISPRGLDTYGSRSLVVGGQAVIKAARKVVDKAKPLAAHVLEANEDDLEFTAGRFTVKGAGEGQEGVALTDLALRVFAAHDLPDGMEPSLDADATYDPVNFSYPHGTHLCAMEIDTETGASTMRSYVCVDDVGNVVNPLIVDGQIHGGLVQGIAQALWEEAVYDDQGTLITGSFVDYTLPTTADTINFVTDRTVTPSTTNDLGAKGVGEAGTIASTPAVINAVLDALRQFGVKDILMPCTPERVWNAIQDGSGNQPTTEAAAPHFEESSPNQDTPETEGGAL, encoded by the coding sequence ATGACCATCACCGAGGAGCCCCAGACCGACAGCCCCGAGCAGGGCAACCGTGAGGTCGGCAAGGACCGGCGCCGCAAGGAGGACCAGCGGCTGATCACCGGCCGCACCAAGTGGACCGACAACATCCAGCTGCCGGGCATGCTGCACCTGTCCATGGTGCGCAGCCCGTTCGCCCACGCCACAATCACCGCCATCGACACCAGCGAGGCCAAGGCCGCCCCGGGTGTCATGGCCGTCCTGACCGGCGAGGACCTCAAGGACCAGCAGGGCTCCCTGCCCAACGCCTGGCCCGTCACCCCCGAGCAGAAGGCCCCGCCGCACCCGGCCGTCGCCGTGGACCGGGTCTCCTTCTCCGGCGAGATCGTGGCCGTCGTCATCGCACGCACGCCCGCAGCCGCCCGCGACGCAGCCGAGCTGGTTGACGTCGACTATGACGAGCTCGAGGCAGTGACCGACCTCAAGAAGGCCGCGGCCGACGAGGTGCTCGCCCACCCCGAGCTCGGCACCAACGAGTCGGCCCTGTGGGTCTTCGACTCCGCCGAGGCCGGCACCGGCACGGACGTCGAGTCCGCCATCGCCGACGCCGAGGTGCTCATCGAGCGCGAGTTCCGCCAACAGCGACTCATCCCCTCCTTCATGGAGCCCCGCAGCGTGGTCGTCGACCCGACCGGAGAGCAGGTCGTGCTGTGGTCGGCCACCCAGGTCCCGCACATCCTGCGCCTGATGCTCGCCCTGACCCTCGGCATACCGGAGTCAAAGGTGCGCGTCATCGCCCCCGACGTGGGCGGCGGTTTCGGCGGCAAGCTGCAGGTCACCCCGGAGGAGATCATCACCTTCCTGGCCGCCCGGCACACCGGCAAGCCGTGCAAGTGGAACGAGACCCGCTCCGAGTCGCTGCTGGCCGCCCACCACGGGCGCGACCAGTGGCAGAAGCTGACCCTCGCCGCCAAGAAGGACGGCACCGTCACCGGTCTGAAGGTGCACCTGACCGCCAACATGGGTGCCTATCTGGGCCTGGTGACCTCCGGCGTGCCGGTCCTAGGCGCGTTCATGTTCAACGCGATCTACAAGTTCCCGTCCTATCGCTTCGAGTGTCAGAACGTCTTCACCAACCTGACCTGGACCGATGCCTATCGCGGCGCCGGCCGGCCCGAGGCCACCTTCGCCATCGAGCGGATGATGGACGAGCTCGCCGTCGAGCTGGGGCGCGACCCCCTCGAGGTCCGCGAGCAAAACTGGATCAAGCACGAGGAATTCCCGTTCACCACGGTCGCCGGTCTGGAATACGACTCCGGGAACTATGAGGCCGCCACGGAGCGCGCCAAAGAACTCTTTGGGTATGCCGAGTTGCGGGCTGAGCAGGCCGCTCGCCGCGAGCGCGGCGACCGGGTGCAGCTGGGCATCGGTGTCTCCACCTTCACCGAGATGTGCGGCCTGGCACCCAGCCGGGTGCTGGGTGCCCTGTCCTATGGGGCCGGCGGCTGGGAGAACGCGTCCGTGCGGATGCTGCCGTCGGGCAAGGTCGAGGTCATCACCGGCTCGTCCGCGCACGGCCAGGGCCACGAGACGGCGTGGAGCCAGATCGTGGCCGACGAGCTGGGCGTGCCGTTCGAGGACATCGAGGTGCTCCACGGCGACACCCAGATCAGCCCGCGGGGCCTGGACACCTATGGCTCCCGCTCCCTGGTGGTCGGCGGTCAGGCCGTAATCAAGGCGGCGCGCAAGGTCGTGGACAAGGCCAAGCCGTTGGCAGCGCACGTGCTCGAGGCCAACGAGGACGACCTGGAGTTCACGGCCGGGCGGTTCACCGTCAAGGGCGCCGGCGAGGGACAGGAGGGCGTGGCCCTGACCGACCTGGCCCTGCGCGTCTTCGCCGCGCACGACCTGCCCGACGGCATGGAGCCCAGCCTCGACGCGGATGCGACCTATGACCCGGTCAACTTCTCCTATCCGCACGGCACCCACCTGTGCGCGATGGAGATCGACACCGAGACCGGTGCGTCCACGATGCGCTCCTATGTCTGTGTCGATGACGTCGGCAATGTCGTCAACCCGCTGATCGTCGACGGGCAGATCCACGGCGGCCTGGTCCAGGGCATCGCGCAGGCACTGTGGGAGGAGGCGGTCTATGACGACCAGGGCACGCTGATCACCGGGTCGTTCGTGGACTACACGTTGCCCACGACGGCCGACACGATCAACTTCGTGACCGACCGCACGGTGACGCCGTCGACGACCAACGACCTGGGCGCCAAGGGCGTGGGCGAGGCCGGCACGATCGCCTCGACCCCGGCCGTCATCAACGCCGTCCTCGACGCGCTGCGACAGTTTGGCGTCAAGGACATCCTCATGCCGTGCACCCCCGAGCGGGTGTGGAACGCCATCCAGGACGGCAGTGGCAACCAGCCGACCACCGAGGCGGCGGCACCCCACTTTGAGGAGTCCTCGCCCAACCAAGACACCCCCGAGACGGAAGGCGGCGCGCTGTGA
- a CDS encoding HpcH/HpaI aldolase/citrate lyase family protein, whose translation MSNQHPTTSPGVSASVPHAEHDWARQARTFLFVPGTRPDRFERARDSGADAIIVDLEDAVEPAAKDTARSHAASWLQTAERSIVRINAADSPWFTADLEALRTLDPQVVLLPKVESPTDITQVTDALTPGTSVIACIETALGLHRVCSVLDEAPVTRLALGNMDLARDLGVSPNDGPLLDQAGVILVLESRAHGLPQPVTGVTASLTDTDAVTRDAAHAAGLGFGGKVCIHPAQVAAAAAGFAPTATDVAWAQRILAADDGSGVAQVDGQMVDKPVTDRAIAILRRAGLNN comes from the coding sequence ATGTCCAACCAGCACCCCACCACAAGTCCGGGAGTTTCAGCCTCCGTGCCGCACGCCGAGCACGACTGGGCGCGGCAGGCCCGAACCTTCCTGTTCGTGCCCGGCACCCGTCCGGACCGCTTTGAGCGCGCCCGCGACAGCGGCGCCGACGCGATCATCGTCGACCTGGAGGACGCGGTGGAGCCCGCTGCCAAGGACACCGCCCGCTCACACGCGGCGTCCTGGCTGCAGACCGCCGAGCGCAGCATCGTGCGGATCAACGCCGCTGACTCACCGTGGTTCACCGCCGACCTCGAGGCGCTGCGCACGCTGGATCCACAAGTCGTGCTGCTGCCCAAGGTCGAGAGCCCCACAGACATCACCCAGGTCACTGACGCCCTGACCCCGGGCACCTCCGTGATCGCCTGCATCGAGACCGCCCTGGGTCTCCACCGTGTGTGCTCGGTCCTGGACGAGGCCCCCGTCACGCGCCTCGCGTTGGGCAACATGGACCTGGCCCGCGACCTGGGCGTCTCCCCCAACGATGGACCCCTGCTCGACCAGGCCGGCGTCATCCTCGTCCTGGAGTCACGTGCCCACGGACTGCCCCAACCCGTCACAGGTGTCACAGCCAGCCTGACGGACACCGACGCCGTCACCCGGGATGCCGCCCACGCGGCCGGGCTCGGCTTCGGCGGCAAGGTCTGCATCCACCCCGCGCAGGTGGCTGCCGCTGCTGCCGGCTTCGCACCCACAGCGACTGACGTTGCCTGGGCCCAGCGGATCCTGGCTGCCGACGACGGCAGCGGGGTCGCGCAGGTTGACGGTCAGATGGTCGACAAGCCGGTGACCGACCGGGCGATCGCCATCCTGCGACGGGCGGGCCTCAACAACTAG
- a CDS encoding SRPBCC family protein gives MGMELKHTFTVPASPESTWALLTDLEQVGSCFPGAKVTETDGDTFSGTVKVKLGPIQMQYAGTGAFLERDDAAHRAVIEGKGKDKRGNGTASATATMSLAPDGDGTTVEVLTDLVVTGKPAQFGRGVMQDVSDKLLGQFVACLESTLGAEDAEESGDVAEAAAAEPAESTETVIAEPVTPPASSATATASVAAAGVSEVEAGTEPAPGPSGSEAPPLAAKPAPTASRAPRAAPSSDDDVIDLGDLVGPVLRERYGMALAAGGAGLIIGILIGRSMRRG, from the coding sequence ATGGGCATGGAGCTGAAGCACACGTTCACCGTCCCCGCCTCCCCCGAGAGCACGTGGGCGCTGTTGACCGACCTGGAGCAGGTCGGCAGCTGCTTCCCCGGCGCCAAGGTCACTGAGACCGACGGCGACACGTTCTCCGGCACGGTCAAGGTCAAACTCGGGCCGATCCAGATGCAATATGCCGGCACCGGAGCCTTCCTCGAGCGCGACGACGCCGCTCATCGGGCGGTCATCGAGGGCAAGGGCAAGGACAAGCGGGGCAACGGCACCGCCAGCGCCACCGCGACCATGTCCCTGGCTCCAGATGGCGACGGCACGACCGTCGAGGTCCTCACCGACCTGGTGGTGACGGGCAAGCCCGCCCAGTTTGGCCGCGGCGTGATGCAGGACGTCTCGGACAAGCTGTTGGGCCAGTTCGTCGCGTGCCTGGAGTCGACGCTCGGGGCCGAGGATGCCGAGGAGAGCGGTGACGTCGCGGAGGCTGCGGCAGCGGAGCCTGCTGAGTCAACGGAGACGGTGATCGCGGAGCCGGTGACGCCCCCAGCGTCGTCGGCAACAGCGACAGCATCGGTGGCGGCTGCGGGTGTCTCGGAGGTCGAGGCCGGCACCGAGCCGGCTCCTGGCCCCTCGGGATCGGAGGCACCGCCACTGGCCGCGAAACCAGCACCGACAGCCTCCCGGGCACCCCGAGCAGCACCGTCCTCGGACGACGACGTGATCGACCTGGGCGACCTGGTCGGCCCTGTGCTGCGGGAGCGCTATGGCATGGCGCTGGCCGCCGGTGGCGCCGGGTTGATCATCGGCATCCTGATCGGCAGGTCGATGCGGCGCGGGTGA
- a CDS encoding (2Fe-2S)-binding protein has product MPKISVTVDGVNYQDEVESRTLLVHYLREQLGKTGTVVGCDTSNCGACTVHLDGRSVKSCNVLAVQADGREVTTIEGLAQDGQLTPVQEAFHQCHALQCGFCTPGMIMQATDLLNTNPDPDEAYVRQQMEGNLCRCTGYQNIVKAVLQAADNSPASEQS; this is encoded by the coding sequence GTGCCCAAAATTTCCGTGACGGTTGACGGCGTGAACTACCAGGACGAGGTCGAGTCGCGCACTCTCCTGGTGCACTATCTGCGAGAACAGCTCGGCAAGACCGGGACGGTGGTCGGCTGCGACACCAGCAACTGCGGTGCCTGCACGGTCCACCTCGACGGTCGCAGCGTGAAGTCGTGCAACGTGCTGGCCGTCCAGGCCGACGGGCGCGAGGTCACCACGATCGAGGGCCTGGCCCAGGACGGGCAGCTGACCCCGGTGCAGGAGGCCTTCCACCAGTGTCACGCCCTGCAGTGCGGCTTCTGCACTCCCGGCATGATCATGCAGGCCACCGATCTGCTCAACACCAATCCGGATCCGGATGAGGCCTATGTGCGCCAACAGATGGAGGGCAACCTCTGCCGGTGCACGGGTTATCAGAACATCGTCAAGGCCGTCCTGCAGGCAGCCGACAACAGCCCAGCGAGTGAGCAGTCATGA
- a CDS encoding FAD binding domain-containing protein — MIPAPFDYAAPATVEEALGLLAEHGDEAKVLAGGQSLLPVLRMRLNAPELVVDISGIASLKGITDTGDAVRIGAATTYQEVLDSDLVSEHLGLLHKAVSEVADPQIRHRGTVCGALAHADPAGDVGAPVLALDAQMVIQGPGGERTVPGSEFFTDLFETAVGEGELLTAVVIPKHTGWGSHYEKFVRVSHQWAIIGIAATVRAEGGVIAEAKVGMTNMGAKPLRAAGVEAALAGQPATEEAIAEICARAGEGTEPPSDLNGQAGYRRHLAGVLTRRAVLAAAGA, encoded by the coding sequence GTGATCCCCGCACCCTTTGACTACGCAGCCCCCGCCACCGTCGAGGAGGCCCTGGGCCTGCTCGCCGAGCACGGTGACGAGGCCAAGGTGCTGGCCGGTGGCCAGTCCCTGCTGCCCGTGCTGCGCATGCGGCTCAACGCACCCGAGCTGGTCGTCGACATCTCCGGCATCGCGTCCCTCAAGGGGATCACCGACACCGGTGACGCGGTCCGCATCGGTGCCGCCACGACATACCAGGAGGTCTTGGACTCCGACCTGGTGTCCGAGCACCTCGGGCTGCTGCACAAGGCCGTCTCCGAGGTCGCCGACCCGCAGATCCGCCACCGCGGCACGGTCTGTGGAGCGCTGGCCCACGCCGATCCCGCCGGTGACGTCGGCGCTCCGGTGCTGGCCCTCGACGCCCAGATGGTCATCCAGGGGCCGGGCGGTGAGCGCACGGTGCCGGGCAGTGAGTTCTTCACCGACCTGTTCGAGACGGCCGTCGGTGAGGGCGAGCTGCTCACCGCGGTGGTGATCCCCAAGCACACCGGTTGGGGCAGCCACTATGAAAAGTTCGTGCGCGTCTCCCACCAGTGGGCGATCATCGGGATCGCTGCGACCGTCCGGGCCGAGGGTGGCGTGATCGCCGAGGCCAAGGTCGGCATGACCAACATGGGCGCCAAGCCGCTGCGCGCCGCAGGCGTGGAGGCGGCCCTGGCCGGACAGCCGGCCACCGAGGAGGCCATCGCCGAGATCTGCGCGCGGGCCGGTGAGGGCACCGAGCCCCCGTCCGACCTCAACGGCCAGGCGGGCTATCGACGACACCTGGCGGGGGTCCTCACCCGCCGTGCGGTGCTCGCAGCGGCAGGAGCCTGA
- a CDS encoding CaiB/BaiF CoA transferase family protein: protein MADRPFEGLRVLEAATLAAAPLIGTYLAELGAEVIKIEQPGTGDPLRQWGAQRSDTGMLWKSVGRNKKSVTIDLRQPDGQELFRTLAAGCDVVLLNARPTTLKKWGLDYESLRSVNEKLVVAHVTMFGSGGPLSDNPGFGTLAEAMSGFAHMTGPADGPPTLPSFMLADGVASLTAAYAVIAALYHRDVNGGSGQLVDINLIEPLSRFLEYAVFEYDATGVAPVRDGNMSRVTVPRNAYQASDGQWIAISGSSPSIALRVFNALGRPELAKDPRFSTARARVEHVVEVDALISEWIAARPFDEAMAAFREHEVAAGPVYSTPELLDDPHMRSRHTFVEVEDQEVGPMRVQAPVPRFSGTPATIEHLGPPLGQHTDEVLSAAGLSPQDVTALRSQHVI, encoded by the coding sequence ATGGCGGACAGACCGTTCGAGGGCCTTCGGGTTCTCGAGGCAGCCACGCTCGCGGCGGCGCCGCTCATCGGCACCTACCTGGCAGAACTGGGTGCGGAGGTCATCAAGATCGAGCAGCCTGGCACGGGGGATCCGCTGCGCCAGTGGGGCGCCCAGCGTTCGGACACCGGCATGCTGTGGAAGAGCGTTGGCCGCAACAAGAAGAGCGTGACGATCGATCTACGCCAACCTGACGGCCAGGAGTTGTTCCGCACCCTTGCTGCCGGTTGTGATGTTGTGCTGCTCAACGCCAGACCAACGACGCTCAAGAAGTGGGGGTTGGACTACGAGTCACTGCGCTCGGTGAACGAAAAGCTGGTCGTTGCGCACGTGACCATGTTCGGCTCCGGTGGTCCTCTCTCTGACAACCCCGGTTTCGGGACTCTCGCCGAGGCGATGAGCGGATTCGCCCACATGACCGGCCCAGCAGATGGGCCTCCAACGCTCCCCTCCTTCATGCTGGCGGACGGTGTCGCTTCCTTGACGGCCGCGTATGCCGTGATCGCCGCCCTGTATCACCGCGACGTCAACGGCGGGTCGGGTCAACTCGTCGACATCAACCTCATCGAGCCGCTGAGCCGCTTCCTCGAATACGCCGTGTTCGAATACGACGCCACCGGGGTGGCGCCGGTGCGTGACGGCAACATGTCGCGGGTCACGGTGCCGCGCAACGCCTATCAGGCCAGTGACGGCCAGTGGATTGCCATCTCGGGCAGTTCGCCGAGCATCGCCCTGCGTGTCTTCAACGCCCTCGGCCGACCTGAGCTCGCCAAGGACCCACGGTTCAGCACGGCCCGCGCACGCGTCGAGCATGTCGTCGAGGTCGACGCCCTCATCTCAGAGTGGATCGCGGCCCGGCCTTTCGACGAGGCGATGGCCGCCTTCCGCGAGCACGAGGTGGCGGCCGGTCCGGTCTACAGCACACCCGAACTCCTCGATGACCCGCACATGCGGAGTCGTCACACGTTCGTGGAGGTCGAGGACCAGGAGGTTGGGCCCATGCGCGTTCAGGCTCCGGTGCCACGGTTCTCCGGCACGCCGGCCACCATCGAGCACCTTGGCCCGCCTCTCGGCCAGCACACGGATGAGGTCCTCTCCGCGGCTGGCCTGTCCCCCCAGGACGTCACGGCGCTGCGGAGCCAGCACGTCATCTGA